Proteins from a single region of Streptomyces glaucescens:
- a CDS encoding sugar phosphate isomerase/epimerase family protein: MTVKQLSLPELADACAGLGIRNVGLWREPVRSYGLEATAALVRDAGLTVTTLCRGGFLTAVDPAQRAAALADNRRAVDEAAALGTDTLVLVSGGLPAGSRDLHGARERIADALAELGPYAERHGVRLAIEPLHPMYAADRCVVSTLAQALDLAERFPARQVGVTVDTYHIWWDDRAPGQIARAGAAGRIHTFQLADWTTPLPEGVLDGRGQIGDGAVDMREWRAYVETAGYTGPIEVELFNDGLWARDGREVLAETAARFVEHVME, from the coding sequence ATGACCGTGAAGCAGCTGTCCCTGCCCGAACTGGCCGACGCCTGCGCCGGCCTGGGCATCCGCAACGTCGGCCTGTGGCGCGAACCCGTGCGGTCGTACGGCCTCGAAGCCACCGCCGCACTCGTCCGCGACGCGGGCCTGACGGTGACCACCCTGTGCCGCGGCGGCTTCCTCACGGCCGTCGACCCGGCACAGCGGGCCGCGGCCCTCGCGGACAACCGCCGAGCCGTCGACGAGGCGGCGGCCCTGGGCACCGACACCCTGGTCCTGGTCTCCGGCGGCCTGCCCGCGGGCTCCAGGGACCTGCACGGCGCCCGCGAACGCATCGCCGACGCACTGGCCGAACTCGGTCCCTACGCCGAGCGGCACGGCGTACGGCTCGCCATCGAGCCCCTGCACCCGATGTACGCCGCCGACCGCTGCGTGGTGTCGACCCTCGCCCAGGCCCTCGACCTCGCGGAACGGTTCCCGGCCCGCCAGGTCGGCGTCACCGTCGACACGTACCACATCTGGTGGGACGACCGCGCCCCCGGACAGATCGCCCGCGCGGGCGCCGCCGGCCGCATCCACACCTTCCAGCTCGCGGACTGGACCACCCCGCTCCCCGAGGGCGTCCTCGACGGCCGCGGCCAGATCGGCGACGGCGCCGTCGACATGCGCGAGTGGAGGGCGTACGTCGAGACCGCCGGGTACACCGGGCCCATCGAGGTGGAACTGTTCAACGACGGGCTCTGGGCCCGCGACGGACGGGAGGTGCTGGCGGAGACCGCGGCGCGTTTCGTCGAACACGTGATGGAGTGA
- a CDS encoding dihydrodipicolinate synthase family protein, which produces MTIRLPDATGALRTYEPRTEPLAVTPGAPFTSRTVFSAAHVVADPCADVSPDSPAAVDWDATLAFRRHLWSHGLGVAEAMDTAQRGMGLDWAGAAELIRRSAAEAVSAGGRIACGVGTDQLPAGTLAEVRAAYEEQLAVVEESGAQAILMASRALAKAASGPEDYLEVYGHLLRQAAEPVILHWLGPMFDPALEGYWGSTDLDAATGTFLEVIAAHPDKVDGIKVSLLDAQREIDLRRRLPRGVRCYTGDDFNYPELIAGDDQGFSHALLGIFDPLGPLAAEAVRVLDTGNTAGFRDLLDPTVELSRHLFQAPTRFYKTGVVLLAWLAGHQTHFTMVGGLQSARSLPHLARAYELADGLGLFPDPELAEERMKTLLAMYGVTR; this is translated from the coding sequence GTGACCATCCGCCTCCCGGACGCGACGGGCGCACTGCGCACCTACGAGCCGCGCACCGAACCCCTCGCCGTCACCCCCGGCGCCCCCTTCACCTCCCGTACGGTCTTCTCCGCGGCACACGTCGTCGCCGACCCCTGCGCCGACGTCAGCCCCGACTCCCCGGCCGCCGTCGACTGGGACGCCACCCTCGCCTTCCGCCGCCACCTGTGGTCCCACGGGCTCGGTGTCGCCGAGGCCATGGACACCGCCCAGCGCGGCATGGGCCTGGACTGGGCGGGCGCGGCCGAACTGATCCGCCGCTCGGCCGCCGAGGCCGTGTCGGCCGGCGGCCGCATCGCCTGCGGCGTCGGCACCGACCAGCTTCCCGCCGGCACCCTCGCCGAGGTCCGCGCCGCCTACGAGGAGCAGCTCGCGGTCGTCGAGGAGTCCGGCGCCCAGGCGATCCTCATGGCGTCCCGCGCCCTGGCGAAGGCCGCCTCGGGTCCCGAGGACTACCTGGAGGTCTACGGCCACCTGCTCCGCCAGGCCGCCGAACCGGTGATCCTGCACTGGCTCGGCCCGATGTTCGACCCGGCGCTGGAGGGCTACTGGGGCTCCACCGACCTCGATGCGGCCACCGGCACCTTCCTGGAGGTCATCGCCGCCCACCCCGACAAGGTCGACGGCATCAAGGTGTCCCTGCTGGACGCGCAGCGCGAGATCGACCTGCGCCGCCGCCTCCCGCGGGGCGTGCGCTGCTACACCGGCGACGACTTCAACTACCCCGAGCTCATCGCCGGCGACGACCAGGGCTTCAGCCACGCCCTGCTCGGCATCTTCGACCCGCTGGGCCCGCTCGCGGCGGAGGCGGTGCGGGTCCTGGACACGGGGAACACGGCGGGCTTCCGCGACCTCCTCGACCCCACCGTCGAGCTGTCCCGCCACCTCTTCCAGGCCCCCACCCGCTTCTACAAGACGGGCGTGGTCCTCCTGGCCTGGCTGGCCGGCCACCAGACCCACTTCACCATGGTCGGCGGCCTCCAGTCGGCCCGCTCGCTGCCGCACCTCGCCCGCGCCTACGAACTCGCCGACGGGCTCGGCCTGTTCCCCGACCCCGAGCTGGCGGAGGAGCGGATGAAGACCCTGCTCGCGATGTACGGAGTCACCCGGTGA
- a CDS encoding Gfo/Idh/MocA family protein, with protein sequence MTRKTVRIAMNGVTGRMGYRQHLVRSILAIREQGGLDLGDGTVLWPEPVLVGRREHALKALAERHGLEHVSTDLDAVLADPAVGIYFDAQVTSAREDAIRKAIAAGKHIYTEKPTATGLDGALELARLAHEKGVKHGVVQDKLFLPGLLKLKRLIDGGFFGRILSVRGEFGYWVFEGDWQAAQRPSWNYRAEDGGGIVVDMFPHWEYVLHELFGRVKSVQALTATHIPQRWDEDGKPYDATADDAAYGIFELEGGAVAQINSSWAVRVNRDELVEFQVDGTEGSAVAGLRNCRVQHRSATPKPVWNPDIPATEVFRDQWQEVPDNQDFDNGFKAQWELFLRHVHADAPYHWDLLAGARGVQLAELGLKSSAEGRRLDVPEVSL encoded by the coding sequence GTGACACGCAAGACGGTGCGTATCGCCATGAACGGTGTGACGGGGCGCATGGGCTACCGCCAGCACCTCGTCCGCTCCATCCTCGCCATCCGGGAGCAGGGTGGCCTCGACCTCGGCGACGGCACCGTGCTGTGGCCCGAGCCGGTCCTCGTCGGCCGCCGCGAGCACGCGCTCAAGGCGCTCGCCGAGCGGCACGGCCTGGAGCACGTCTCCACCGACCTGGACGCCGTCCTCGCCGACCCCGCCGTCGGCATCTACTTCGACGCGCAGGTCACCTCGGCCCGCGAGGACGCCATCCGCAAGGCGATCGCGGCCGGCAAGCACATCTACACCGAGAAGCCCACCGCCACCGGCCTCGACGGCGCCCTCGAACTGGCCCGCCTCGCCCACGAGAAGGGCGTCAAGCACGGCGTCGTCCAGGACAAGCTGTTCCTGCCGGGCCTGCTCAAGCTCAAGCGCCTCATCGACGGCGGCTTCTTCGGCCGCATCCTCTCCGTGCGCGGCGAGTTCGGCTACTGGGTGTTCGAGGGCGACTGGCAGGCCGCCCAGCGCCCGTCGTGGAACTACCGCGCCGAGGACGGCGGCGGCATCGTCGTCGACATGTTCCCGCACTGGGAGTACGTCCTGCACGAGCTGTTCGGCCGCGTGAAGTCCGTCCAGGCCCTCACCGCCACCCACATCCCGCAGCGCTGGGACGAGGACGGCAAGCCCTACGACGCCACCGCCGACGACGCCGCCTACGGCATCTTCGAACTCGAGGGCGGCGCCGTCGCCCAGATCAACTCCTCCTGGGCGGTCCGCGTCAACCGCGACGAACTGGTCGAGTTCCAGGTCGACGGCACCGAGGGCTCCGCCGTCGCGGGCCTGCGCAACTGCCGCGTCCAGCACCGCAGCGCCACCCCCAAGCCGGTCTGGAACCCCGACATCCCCGCCACCGAGGTCTTCCGCGACCAGTGGCAGGAGGTCCCCGACAACCAGGACTTCGACAACGGCTTCAAGGCCCAGTGGGAGCTGTTCCTCAGGCACGTCCACGCCGACGCCCCCTACCACTGGGACCTGCTCGCCGGCGCCCGCGGCGTCCAGCTCGCCGAACTCGGCCTGAAGTCCTCCGCCGAGGGCCGCCGCCTCGACGTGCCGGAGGTCTCCCTGTGA
- a CDS encoding LacI family DNA-binding transcriptional regulator, which yields MTVTLADVAARAQVSPATVSRVLNGNYPVAASTRERVLKAVDELDYVLNGPASALAAATSDLVGILVNDIADPFFGIMASAIQSEIGGPGGRAGGERLAVVCNTGGSPERELTYLTLLQRQRAAAVVLTGGAMENAPHAAAVAAKLRKLSEAGTRVVLCGRPPAPDTDAVALTFDNRGGGKELTEHLIGLGHRRLGYIAGPEERTTTRHRLEGHRAALAAAGIEEDPRWTVHGRYDRRSGYEATLELLRRDPTITAVVAANDSVALGACAALRESGLRIPEDVSVAGFDDLPFSIDAVPSLTTVRLPLAEAGARAGRIAMGREEPPPGRVATVRGELMVRGSSAVPRS from the coding sequence ATGACGGTGACCCTGGCGGACGTGGCGGCCCGCGCCCAGGTCTCGCCCGCGACGGTGTCGCGCGTGCTGAACGGGAACTACCCCGTGGCCGCCTCGACCCGGGAGCGGGTCCTCAAGGCGGTCGACGAACTGGACTACGTGCTCAACGGCCCCGCGAGCGCACTCGCCGCCGCGACGTCCGACCTCGTCGGCATCCTCGTCAACGACATCGCCGACCCCTTCTTCGGGATCATGGCGAGCGCCATCCAGTCCGAGATCGGCGGCCCCGGCGGGCGCGCGGGCGGCGAACGGCTGGCCGTCGTCTGCAACACCGGCGGCTCACCCGAACGCGAACTCACCTACCTCACCCTGCTGCAACGCCAGCGGGCCGCCGCCGTGGTCCTCACCGGCGGCGCCATGGAGAACGCGCCGCACGCCGCGGCCGTCGCGGCGAAGCTGCGCAAGCTGAGCGAGGCCGGCACCCGGGTCGTGCTCTGCGGGCGCCCGCCCGCGCCCGACACCGACGCCGTCGCCCTCACCTTCGACAACCGGGGCGGCGGCAAGGAACTCACCGAGCACCTCATCGGGCTGGGCCACCGCCGCCTCGGCTACATCGCCGGCCCCGAGGAGCGCACCACCACCCGGCACCGCCTGGAGGGCCACCGCGCCGCGCTCGCCGCCGCCGGCATCGAGGAGGACCCCCGCTGGACGGTCCACGGCCGCTACGACCGCCGCTCCGGCTACGAGGCCACACTGGAACTCCTGCGCCGCGACCCCACGATCACCGCGGTGGTCGCCGCGAACGACTCCGTCGCGCTCGGCGCCTGCGCCGCCCTGCGCGAGTCCGGCCTGCGCATTCCCGAGGACGTCTCCGTCGCCGGCTTCGACGACCTGCCCTTCAGCATCGACGCGGTGCCCTCCCTGACGACCGTGCGGCTGCCGCTCGCCGAGGCCGGAGCGCGGGCCGGCCGCATCGCGATGGGCCGTGAGGAGCCGCCGCCCGGCCGGGTCGCCACGGTGCGGGGGGAGCTGATGGTACGGGGGTCCTCCGCGGTGCCGCGGAGCTGA